The genomic window TGGGCCTAATTTATTCCCCATTGGGTTACATGGGCCATACGTAATACAAACGTAGGTCCAGTAATCCAAAAGAAAAGGGTTTATAAGCTCACTATATATAACCCtaaacaaaaactagggttttgttttcTCTGAAACTCAATAGCTGCTGCGGGTAGAAGAAATCTTTCATCGCCATCTCCAGAAGCTTCAAAACTTCAACCAGGTAATAATCAAAACCATCCACTCCTCTCGTCTCTACTTTAATCATCATAATCCATGATCGAAGTTCATCGATCTACTTTCTTTTCCTCAGATTCTTAACAAAATTCTCATTTTCGTTTTCGTCATTTGATTTTAACCAGAACCCTTTGCTTAAAAATCAGTCTAGACTTATTTTCAGATGTTCAAAACTGATTCTATGTAGTTTTTGATTCCTGAGACTCGGCCGAGTTAGTACCGATTCATGGATGTAGTTCACTTTGGTTTGCCTATTAGGTTTAATTTGTTAGCTAATACATGATTGAAATAGGTTTTTGAAGTTTCTgctttgatttattttgttttgttgattTAGGGTTCAAGTATAGGATTTAACGTGTGTTTATGTGGTTTTGAAAATGTTGTCAACAGGTAAAATGGCACCCACAGCGCCCAAGAGTGGGCTCTTTGTTGGTTTAAACAAAGGTCATATTGTCACTACTAAGGAACTCGCTCCTCGCCCTTCTGCCAGAAAAGGGGTATGAATCATTGTTCTATTTGATGTCTGTATGTTGTTTGTTAGTGTTTGTGCTCCATGTTGATTGgttgtttttggtttgtttgAATGGTGTTGTTGCAGAAGACCAGCAAGAGAGTTCTTTTTGTTAGGAGTTTGATTAGGGAAGTTGCTGGATTTGCTCCTTATGAGAAGAGAATTACTGAGCTTCTTAAAGTTGGAAAGGACAAGCGTGCTCTTAAGGTGGCTAAGCGAAAGTTGGGTACCCACAAGAGAGCTAAGAAGAAGAGAGAGGAGATGTCCAATGTTCTCCGCAAGATGAGGTAATTTCTTTGTTCTGTATCTTTCTAATGACTGAAGTGTGTTTATATAGCTACACCGTGTTTGAAAATATCATAGTTGCTCATACTGTCTTATGTTGAATAGCATGTATAGTAGCTTAGTTAAAATTTATGGTTTTGAAAGACCGAAGTGTATTTGTCGGAGGAATACCATCCTCCAAAATTTATTGTCATTTATGATTTACATCTTTCTTGTCCATCAATTATTCAATTTAATATCTCAGGACATGTTTTTGAGATTTGATAACTGAAAAGAGTTCTCTGAGTGTTGAATTTCTGCTCAACATAGGGGCTAGGGAGAGTAATATTCTGAAACTAAATGAACATCAAGAACATTCCCATACTTTTAGCAGGTGCAAAATGCTTCCGTGTTCAATGTTGaacataagaactagttgatctAATTAGTCACATGGATGCACACATGAGTTCACTGCAAACTTTTGTTAATGCAATGTCTTGTATGCTTGCTGGAGGTAAGGCTTTTACGTATTTGTGTATGTATGCTAGTTTGTGCCTTTGTTGTGTTTGAACATAAGAACTAGTTGAGCTAACGACTTTACTAGATACCTCTGTGAATTACGGCATTAACGTAGTCTCTTATGCTCACTGAGGATAATGTTTTTCTGTCTACATATTTGTGTTTGGAGTCTCGTTTTTATTTCTGATTTCTTTGTGGGAAATTTCTGCAGGTCTGCTGGTGTGTCTGAGAAGAAGAAATGATGAAACAGTCCCAAGTGCCTATGTGAAGCAGAGTATCATTAGATTTGTTTTTACACTTTCAATGTCAACTTCATGAGTGCAGGTTAAACTGCAGAGTTCAGCTGTAACCGTTTTCTTATCTTTGGTTTGACATGCGACAAGTAGTATATTTTGGTTGTAGACATTTATGAAAATCGCCATTCCAATGAAGTTGAACTTTTGTTAGGGTAATTGACACACTCCGTTGCTTACTGACATTTTTAGTTAATGAAGGATcaatttcataaaatcaaaacttGTGCACTTTTCATCTTCTGTCTCTCTTTAGTTTTTAAATTGAATAGTTGGCCTTGTATGCCTGGCTTTACACGTTGGGGACTTGAAAACTATTTTCAGTTTATACCTTAGGAATAGAGACTTAAGGTTAATCTATGTTTGTTCTTGCATCACACACTAGGATACTTCTGTGTGCTGCTTTTTGCGAAAGTTCTCGTTGAAAGGAACTCCGAATATGAACTCAGAACTGGCACTCAATAACACAACACCAATTTTTCTTTCCAACCTGCACAGTTTTGTCAAGAAGAGAGCACAAaaatggtggtaaaaagtaaagCCTTAAACTGAACACAATCGAAAACAAACGAAGGATTATAAATAAAAGCCTAAAGTCTTAAGAAGTTTCTCAAAATCAGAGAggcgaagaaaaaaaaagtatgcaGCACTCATATCTTATAAAGATCCCAAGTATATGCTAACTTGTGACACCCTAAACCCTGCTGTTCCTTCAACTGCCTTCACTCAATCTAAAAACGTCATTACACTGCTTTCTCCTAGTGCATTCAGTGAAACAAAACTGTTGAAGTGTGAATGTGGTAGCCACCAACTCCTCCCAATCCACTTCTCGTCTGCAAACACTGTTGAGGTTCTAGTTTTTAGATTATATAGAATAACCTTCCCAAGACTTCCTAATATAATTTCATCCCTCTCCGTAATGGTTAATATATTAGTAGTGTTGTCAATGCATTGTGTACTGAACACTATCCTCCAACTCCCTGTCTTCTCGTTCTTCTCTAGAAACCACAAGTCTGGACACAGACATATGTCTAACACACACAAGAACCCTTTGATAACACAAAGTTTAGCTTTCCCCGTAATGCCTGCAGGTGAAGGATACAGGTAAAATTCCTCCACTCCCAGATCAAAGACCACAATCTTCGAAAGTCCCTTCTGgaaccaatgaagagctccatctACACAAACGCTTGGAGAGTAGAAACTAGATAGCAAAAGGTAATTCACTTCTCCAGCACTTCTCCACCCACTGTCACTGCCAAGTGTATATACCTCAACCTTCCCCTTGTAAGGGGGATAATTAGTGTTTCCAAAATAGGTGAttctaacaaccttgtactcgTTTGTTGGACGGTAGTAACCAAACCCACGCACAATGTAAACACCATGTTTGCTTTTCTTCTCATCAATCGACACCCTTGGAAGATTCACGTATTCTCTTGTAATGGGATTACAAACGTACGAAGGTTCGTCACTGTATTTGTAACCTATCTGATCTCCATCATAGCCATAGACGATGTTTTTGTACTTTGAGTTGACTGATAAGCAAATCAATCCATTGCACGAACCAACAAATCCATGCACGGCGTCCGGAAATTTAAGGTTCATCCTCTTTGCTTGGTAGTTAGGCTGCTTTTCATCAATAATCTCACCACCGGTGTGGTACTCTGCATAGTAGAAAGCATGTCTATCAACGCCAAAGAAACTCATTGGCTCAGCATTAGGAAAGTCATGAATACTTTCATGACCAAGAAACTGCTTGTGTTGCTCCTGCGGCTGCATTAGTTGAAGACCATGCTGGCTTTGTAGATGGAGATCCGCAAAGAAATTATCAGCACGAAACTGTAAACTATCCCTCCAAGCTTTACACACTAATTTACAATCCAATACTGACTCGACTGGTAACCTAGAAAGTATATCTAATGTGACTTCTTTGGGAAGATTGTCCATGGGACTATAAGCAACACAACAGATACTCCTGGCTTGTGTTCCCTGAGCTTGAACAGTCAAGGTTTCACCTCTGCCAACAAACAGGAATTATTAATGAGCAGAAATACAAAAACCCGGTCAAATTCTCAAGTATCCAGTCATGTAAACTAGCAAAACCGCACGAGCGATGCACTTGCTGTCCTAAAACTGTAAATTCCACGGTTAGTCGCCCTTTGTAAAGAATCATATTAtatataccatcaatttttgtgGCCTATTACCCATTAGTGAATCATAAACCATTGGCGTAGCATGTACTAGAGCAACATTGTAAAAACAAAATATCAGGTAGTAGTGTAAGAAGGTCATTTGACTCATTCTCTTAGGTATTTCTACAAACACTTAGACTGCACCACTAAGGTATCACCAACCCGAGTTCACAAATCAGTTTGAAATTCGTAACAATCAGGGAACCCTAAAGGTACCTGTTTGGACTATTCACAAACAACATCTGAAATTGCAATTCCAATACCAATCAAATTCACCAATTACTTCCTAAACCGTAAATTTTCTTGAATAGAACATTTTGAAATCctgaaaaaaatagaaaatgttAATAATTTCTTTATTCATTAGTACAGTTTgaaattctttaatcttcaaatcAGACGTGCACTCTTAAGAAGAACTGATAACATATTTAATCAACTAGAGATATGAAAATCCTAGAAAATCAAGAAGATTTTTACCTGCAGAATTCTTGTCAGAGGAGAAGGAGAGTCATGATGTTGAGAATTCAGAAATTTAACATAAAATGAAGAGATTTAATCTTGAAAACCTAGGACGAACAAGCACTGAAATCGCCAGAGAGATTTTCTActctccaaattatgaaatgaaaATTCGTGGGGTCTGGTGGGTGAGGGTCCGTTTAGTCACTTTATGGGGGAGTTTAACTGGATATGGACTCTCATATCCACATCCAGGCCCATATCCACGGGGAAGGTGTCGTTCTGGGTTTCACTAAATATGAATGGGAAGAAAGACCGAATAATGCATATATTCATTGATGAATAATTATCCCTTGGCTATGAGCTAGCTAGTTTCTTTGACTTATCAAATTATCTTGTTCGATTCGACATGATTCAACTACTTGAAATTAGCTAGGTTGGTCACAATTGTTTTTCTTTCTGAGCACATGTACCAAGTTATAAACTACACAATATATATGATACCCTAGCACCCCTCTCCACCTTACCataattttaaaatattttgtggTTGCTAACTCGGTTCTTTGAACCACCTTAGTTTGGTGTTTCTGGAGTTTGTTGAGGTAAGAAGTTTTTGGGTAAGTGGTTGATTCGAAGGGTTAAGTCATGGATTCGAAAAAGACGAAAGGATCAAAGTTGGTATTGTAGTCAGAGGATTGGTACAGTTTGATAGAGGATCAAAGCTGGTATTGCAGTCAGGACTAGTACATTTTGATTAAGGTGATCGAATTCAGAAGCTTAGAATGACAAAGAAAGTTGGGTGGTgatgtttgagcttaagggaggatggtAGGAGTTTAATCTCTAACATGTTGGAAGAttgaagtgtggttgaagagtttgtgagaGAAACTTGGAAaacctacaaagtgtggcagactttgtgttagttattgcttgtggcagaagcataacaaaagaaagattgtgagagaatcttgaaaagaagtgtgaaggtttcgtaacaatagcgtgactggaacagagaaacaaagaagaaaagaagaaacaacaacaaggttGTGAAGAAAAAGAAGTAATCACCAGGTGATGATGAGAGATTGAAGAGAAAAGATGTCACAAGGTTGTGATCGTGAGAAGTGAAGCAAATCGAGTATGGGGATTTGGCTAAGAGTTgtgtgaagcaatcccagtgtgGATTTGGCTAGAGTTGTGAAGGAATTCCAGTGTGAAATTTGAAGAGTGTGGAAATCCTGCGAGTGAAGTAGGTAAACAAGAGTTGAGTGGATGAGCTACAATGCTCGGTGATAAGTTTGTTTTTTGTGTTTGGTTATCAAGTTGAATAGAGTACAAAGAGGTGTTTCTAGCTTGTTAAAGAATGGTGTTCCGATGCGATGAATGTGAAAAGagtgtttgatttttgtttttaagcaaatgaagaaaaatagGTTTGTTGCTGATTTGATAGTGATGACGGAATTCTGatatgaaaaaaagaaaataacgTGTTAACGTTTATTaatggaagaagaggaatggTAAATGATAAAAGACAAGGATGTGCAAACGTTTATTAATGGAATAAGAGGGTTACGGAATTCtcgttgaatgatatcttggtttaagggaggatattggaagttaaaccaagatatggcgaTTTGTCcgtggatcaacatatgatgttgatccagtccgaatggatcaactgctgcagttAACGCAAtcaagttggatcaacatacGATGTTGACACACTGTTGGATATTTGGAAGTTCGAgttaactagaagagcaagttatgtcggttgcttgttttagagttttactatttctttgtgtttctagaagtgtgctttatttagagtttgtttttattaggaaagtactttgagtgattgtcaagtttgtgagactataagtaggttgTTAAGCTATGAGAGAatgtacaccaaactgattatcaatgtaattgTTTTATTGCTTTCGcgttgtgctctcctctctcttgctcgatcctacaacTAATGACATATTTAAGCAACTATAGACAAGAAAATCCTATAAATCAAGAAGATTATTACCTGCGGAGTTTTTGTCAGAGAAGAAGGAGAGTCGTGATGTGGACAATCACTAAAAGACATTTAGAAATCTAACTTCCCTAATAAAAATAATCTCTGCGGTGATATTAAAAGAACCATAATGTTGGGCATACCAagatcttccaaggcatactgaatgacgAAAAAAAGGGtggtgaaatagcaaaatcagataaccccttaacccaaattttttttaatggcaaatcttccctttacgtattagtgttaataatcttgattagtaattcaatattttgtttagtgattaaactaattttcagaattataagagttgtttagatgaaaaatttgaggaaaaaaaatcaaaattttggtttggttaagaaggagagaaagagaaagagaaagtgagaaaattctaattcttgattcaatggaggatgaggagggtcatatataatctaaaaaacctaggaaaatgcacatcaactacaccaatgattcccaaaccattggaggatgaaaaggttcgacttacatt from Papaver somniferum cultivar HN1 unplaced genomic scaffold, ASM357369v1 unplaced-scaffold_80, whole genome shotgun sequence includes these protein-coding regions:
- the LOC113344970 gene encoding F-box protein At3g07870-like isoform X2, with translation MLFVNSPNRGETLTVQAQGTQARSICCVAYSPMDNLPKEVTLDILSRLPVESVLDCKLVCKAWRDSLQFRADNFFADLHLQSQHGLQLMQPQEQHKQFLGHESIHDFPNAEPMSFFGVDRHAFYYAEYHTGGEIIDEKQPNYQAKRMNLKFPDAVHGFVGSCNGLICLSVNSKYKNIVYGYDGDQIGYKYSDEPSYVCNPITREYVNLPRVSIDEKKSKHGVYIVRGFGYYRPTNEYKVVRITYFGNTNYPPYKGKVEVYTLGSDSGWRSAGEVNYLLLSSFYSPSVCVDGALHWFQKGLSKIVVFDLGVEEFYLYPSPAGITGKAKLCVIKGFLCVLDICLCPDLWFLEKNEKTGSWRIVFSTQCIDNTTNILTITERDEIILGSLGKVILYNLKTRTSTVFADEKWIGRSWWLPHSHFNSFVSLNALGESSVMTFLD
- the LOC113344970 gene encoding F-box protein At3g07870-like isoform X1, which translates into the protein MDNLPKEVTLDILSRLPVESVLDCKLVCKAWRDSLQFRADNFFADLHLQSQHGLQLMQPQEQHKQFLGHESIHDFPNAEPMSFFGVDRHAFYYAEYHTGGEIIDEKQPNYQAKRMNLKFPDAVHGFVGSCNGLICLSVNSKYKNIVYGYDGDQIGYKYSDEPSYVCNPITREYVNLPRVSIDEKKSKHGVYIVRGFGYYRPTNEYKVVRITYFGNTNYPPYKGKVEVYTLGSDSGWRSAGEVNYLLLSSFYSPSVCVDGALHWFQKGLSKIVVFDLGVEEFYLYPSPAGITGKAKLCVIKGFLCVLDICLCPDLWFLEKNEKTGSWRIVFSTQCIDNTTNILTITERDEIILGSLGKVILYNLKTRTSTVFADEKWIGRSWWLPHSHFNSFVSLNALGESSVMTFLD
- the LOC113344865 gene encoding 60S ribosomal protein L36-1-like; its protein translation is MAPTAPKSGLFVGLNKGHIVTTKELAPRPSARKGKTSKRVLFVRSLIREVAGFAPYEKRITELLKVGKDKRALKVAKRKLGTHKRAKKKREEMSNVLRKMRSAGVSEKKK